The following are from one region of the Actinopolyspora halophila DSM 43834 genome:
- a CDS encoding GNAT family N-acetyltransferase — protein sequence MLTLRALTADDWPRWREVRLAALADAPYAFKSRFSDWQDEGEARWRARFEIPDSYNVVALMSNRPVGLASGFPRDDGDGELRSAWVGPEARGHGVGDRLVVAVQEWAVRSARAALKLAVISGNGPAVALYQHHGFISTEELGSLLPDGVTREQVMVKALD from the coding sequence ATGTTGACCTTGCGGGCGCTGACAGCCGACGACTGGCCCAGGTGGCGGGAGGTTCGTCTTGCTGCGCTGGCTGATGCGCCGTACGCGTTCAAATCGCGGTTTTCGGACTGGCAGGACGAGGGCGAAGCGCGATGGCGTGCGCGTTTCGAGATACCCGACTCGTACAACGTTGTCGCGTTGATGAGCAATCGCCCCGTGGGCTTGGCCAGCGGGTTTCCTCGTGATGATGGAGATGGCGAGCTGAGATCTGCATGGGTCGGTCCAGAGGCTCGGGGTCACGGAGTCGGGGATCGACTCGTAGTGGCAGTGCAAGAGTGGGCTGTACGGTCAGCTCGTGCGGCGCTGAAGCTCGCCGTAATTTCCGGAAACGGTCCGGCTGTCGCGCTCTATCAGCATCACGGCTTCATCAGCACCGAAGAGCTTGGAAGCCTGCTGCCCGATGGCGTTACCAGGGAGCAGGTGATGGTGAAGGCACTCGATTGA